A section of the Lutra lutra chromosome 3, mLutLut1.2, whole genome shotgun sequence genome encodes:
- the COMMD6 gene encoding COMM domain-containing protein 6 isoform X1, with amino-acid sequence MEGCSEPRLDAKSEVTNQLVDFQWKLGMAVSSDSCRSLKYPYVAVLLKVADHSGQVKNKSFEMTIPQFQNFYRQFKEIAAVIETV; translated from the exons ATGGAGGGCTGCAGCGAGCCGCGACTGGATGCTAAGTCCGAG gtcaccAACCAG CTTGTAGATTTTCAGTGGAAGCTGGGTATGGCTGTGAGCTCGGACAGTTGCAGATCTCTTAAGTATCCTTATGTTGCGGTGTTGCTGAAAGTGGCAGATCATTCTGGCCAAGTAAAGAACAAGTCCTTTGAAATGACAATTCCACAATTTCAG aaTTTCTACAGACAGTTCAAGGAAATTGCTGCAGTTATAGAAACTGTGTGA
- the COMMD6 gene encoding COMM domain-containing protein 6 isoform X2, with protein MAVSSDSCRSLKYPYVAVLLKVADHSGQVKNKSFEMTIPQFQNFYRQFKEIAAVIETV; from the exons ATGGCTGTGAGCTCGGACAGTTGCAGATCTCTTAAGTATCCTTATGTTGCGGTGTTGCTGAAAGTGGCAGATCATTCTGGCCAAGTAAAGAACAAGTCCTTTGAAATGACAATTCCACAATTTCAG aaTTTCTACAGACAGTTCAAGGAAATTGCTGCAGTTATAGAAACTGTGTGA